In one window of Mesorhizobium sp. B2-1-1 DNA:
- a CDS encoding DUF1192 domain-containing protein — protein MAIFDDEPKKKARPHEIGQDLSLLSVGELSERIGILRDEIARLEAELKSKDSTKSAAEALFRRG, from the coding sequence ATGGCGATCTTCGACGACGAACCCAAGAAGAAGGCGCGTCCGCACGAGATCGGGCAGGACCTGTCGCTGCTCTCCGTCGGCGAGTTGTCGGAACGGATCGGCATCCTGCGTGACGAGATCGCCCGGTTGGAGGCTGAACTCAAGTCGAAGGACAGCACCAAATCCGCGGCCGAGGCGCTGTTCCGCCGCGGATAA
- a CDS encoding NAD(P)H-quinone oxidoreductase — MASGSKIPARMTAIAISEPGGPRVLKPETRDVPVPGPGEILIKVRAAGVNRPDVQQRKGAYPPPPGASDLPGLEASGEVAALGDEISRWRLGERVCALTPGGGYAEYVKVHAGSVLPLPAGFTHTEAAAVPENYFTVWHNVFERGGLKKGETLLVHGGSSGIGTTAIQLASAFGAYVITTAGNKEKCDACLKLGADRAINYREEDFVAAVKEATGGKGADVILDMVGGDYVARNYEAAAVEGRIVQIALQGGAVASADFSKIMVKRLVHTGSTLRPRTVEFKAALAAALEAQVWPLLGTRRIAPVMDMIFPLADAWRAHERMEEGDHIGKIVLDVG; from the coding sequence ATGGCGAGCGGATCTAAAATTCCGGCAAGGATGACGGCCATCGCGATCTCCGAGCCGGGTGGGCCCAGGGTGCTGAAACCGGAGACGCGCGATGTGCCTGTGCCCGGTCCCGGCGAGATATTGATCAAGGTGCGCGCCGCCGGCGTCAACAGGCCCGACGTGCAGCAGCGCAAGGGCGCCTATCCGCCGCCGCCCGGTGCGTCGGACCTGCCGGGCCTGGAGGCGTCGGGCGAAGTGGCCGCGCTCGGCGACGAGATCTCTCGCTGGCGCCTTGGCGAGCGCGTCTGCGCGCTCACTCCCGGCGGCGGCTACGCCGAATATGTCAAGGTTCATGCCGGCAGCGTGCTGCCGCTGCCGGCCGGCTTCACCCACACGGAAGCGGCGGCCGTGCCGGAAAACTATTTCACCGTCTGGCACAATGTGTTCGAGCGCGGCGGCTTGAAGAAAGGCGAAACGCTGCTGGTTCATGGCGGCTCTTCGGGTATCGGCACAACGGCGATCCAGCTTGCATCGGCCTTCGGTGCCTATGTCATCACTACGGCCGGCAACAAGGAGAAATGCGATGCCTGCCTGAAGCTCGGAGCCGACCGGGCGATCAACTACCGCGAGGAGGATTTCGTCGCGGCGGTCAAGGAAGCGACGGGCGGCAAGGGTGCCGACGTCATCCTCGACATGGTCGGCGGCGACTATGTGGCGCGCAACTACGAGGCCGCGGCGGTCGAGGGCCGGATCGTCCAGATCGCCCTGCAAGGCGGCGCGGTGGCGAGCGCCGATTTCTCGAAAATCATGGTCAAGCGGCTTGTTCATACCGGTTCGACACTGAGGCCGCGCACCGTCGAGTTCAAGGCGGCGCTGGCAGCCGCGCTCGAAGCGCAGGTGTGGCCGTTGCTCGGCACGCGCCGGATCGCGCCCGTCATGGACATGATCTTCCCGCTTGCCGATGCCTGGCGGGCGCATGAGCGTATGGAGGAAGGCGATCATATCGGCAAGATCGTGCTCGACGTCGGCTGA